The following coding sequences are from one Gossypium hirsutum isolate 1008001.06 chromosome A12, Gossypium_hirsutum_v2.1, whole genome shotgun sequence window:
- the LOC107938430 gene encoding 40S ribosomal protein S29: MGHSNVWNSHPKTYGPGSRSCRVCGNPHAIIRKYGLMCCRQCFRSNAKEIGFIKYR, encoded by the exons ATGGGTCACTCTAATGTCTGGAACTCTCACCCCAAAACCTACGGCCCTGGCTCTCGCTCCTg CCGTGTGTGCGGGAACCCCCACGCCATCATCAGGAAATATGGACTCATGTGTTGCAGGCAGTGCTTCCGTAGCAATGCCAAGGAAATTGGATTCATTAAG TACCGCTGA
- the LOC107938421 gene encoding leucine-rich repeat protein 2 produces MAPLAVISLSLCFLLPLLSPAISTNSEGNALHALRRRLSDPTNVLQSWDPTLVNPCTWFHVTCDSHNHVIRLDLGNSNISGTLGPELAQLQHLQYLELYKNDISGEIPKELGNLKNLVGLDLYGNRFEGEIPKSFSGLKSLRFLRLNNNNLTGSIPRELTSLSNLKVFDVSNNDLCGTIPVDGPFGMFSMPSYANNMRLNGPELKGLVPYNFGC; encoded by the exons ATGGCTCCTCTCGCTGTGATTTCCTTGTCCCTTTGTTTTCTCCTTCCACTTCTTTCCCCTGCCATTTCAACCAACTCTGAAG GAAATGCTCTGCATGCTTTAAGGAGGAGGCTTTCTGACCCTACCAATGTGTTGCAGAGTTGGGACCCTACGCTTGTCAATCCCTGTACTTGGTTTCATGTCACCTGTGATTCCCACAATCATGTGATTCGCTT GGACTTGGGGAACTCTAATATCTCTGGAACTTTGGGGCCTGAGCTAGCTCAACTCCAACATCTCCAGTACTT GGAGCTGTACAAAAATGACATAAGTGGGGAAATTCCAAAGGAGTTGGGGAATCTGAAGAACCTTGTTGGCTTGGATTTGTATGGTAACCGGTTCGAAGGAGAAATTCCCAAGTCTTTTTCCGGACTGAAGTCACTGAGATTCCT TCGTCTGAACAACAATAACTTGACAGGATCCATTCCAAGGGAGCTTACTTCCCTCTCTAACCTTAAAGTATT CGATGTTTCTAACAATGATCTCTGTGGGACTATCCCGGTTGATGGCCCTTTCGGGATGTTCTCAATGCCAAG CTATGCAAACAACATGCGCTTGAATGGGCCAGAGCTGAAAGGACTTGTGCCGTATAACTTTGGCTGCTGA